In Deltaproteobacteria bacterium, the sequence GATCTCCGACTCGCCCTCGGGCAGGTCGAACGGCGCGCGCTTGGTCTCGGCGATCGCGGCGGTGAAGAAGAGGATGAACGCCAGCGGCTGCAGCAGGATGCCCCAGTGGGTGGCCGTCTGCGCCATCACGAGCGCGTGCGGCTCGAGCGTGCCGTAGACCAGCAGCGCGCCGACGATCGTCAGACCGATCGCGACCTCGTACGAGATCATCTGCGCCGACGCGCGCAGGCTGCCGAGCACCGCCCACTTGTTGTAGCTGGACCAGCCCGCGAGCGTGGTGCCGTAGGTCGCCAGCGAGGCGATCGCGAAGTAGTAGAGCAGCCCGACGTCGATCTGAGCGATCTGCAGCGGGGTGCCGCCGCGACCGGCGGCGCACTGGTCGACGTCGGCCTGCGACAGCGAGTCGAACAGGCGCCCGTAGCAGAGGCCATCGCCGAACGGCACGATCGCGAACACCACCAGCGCGGGGATGAACGCAAGCAGCGGCGCGAGGGTGTACAGCGCGCGGTGGGCCCGGCGCGGCACGAAGTCCTCCTTGAAGAGCATCTTGAGGCCGTCGGTCGCGATGTGCAGCAGGCCCCACGCGCGCAGCGTGAAGCTGCCGATGGTGATGCGCGCCATGTTGGGACCGACGCGGTCCTGCATCATCGCGCTCTGCTTGCGCTCCATCCACGTCAGCAGCGAGGCCAGCGGCATGATGAAGGCCATCACCAGTGCGAGGACCTTGAGGATCGCCGGCCACAGGTACTGCGAGGTCCACGGCGGATCCTCGAAGCGCAGCGCCACCGCGGCGGTGGTCCCGGCCGCGCGGAAGCTGAGGCTCGCGCTGCCCTCGCGGAAGTCGTTGGGGCCGATGGGCTCGCGCGGTGCGTCGTGCTCGACGACCGAGCCCTGCACGGGCTCGCCGGGCCCACGCAGCGAGACTGCGTCGACCTGCACGTGCAGCGTCGCGCGGTCACCCGGGCGCAGGATGCCGGCGTTCATCGGCTCGACGAGGCTGAACGAGGCCCAGTCGGGCCCCTCGACGCGGAAGTCACCGACCGCGATGGGCTTGTCGCTGGTGTTGATGACGTCGACCGCGACCGGCTTGGTCTCGGGGTGGAAGACCACCGTCGACGGCTCGGTCCGCACGACCTGCGCGCGCTGGCTCGACGACGGTGGATCGGCGCAGCCGGTCGGCGCCACGAGACCGGTGAAGACGAGCAGCAGGAGCGCGAGCAGGCGATGGGCGTGGGCGTGCATGGAGTCCCTGGGGGGCCGTGCGGGTCGGATCAACCGCGGCTGTGGGCGAAGCGGAGCAGGGTCGGGCGTGCGGCGACCGGGTCGGCGGTCAGGCGTCGCAGCTCGGCGTTGTCGTGGGTCTCGGCCAGCGCCCGCGAGCGCTCGCGGCTCGAGCCGAGGTCGCGCTCGCCCAGCGCGAGTGCGATGTCGCGGATGAGGTCGGCGGCCTCGCGGCGGTCGCCTTCGGGCCGCCACGCCGGCTGCAGCACCCGCAGGCGCCCCTGGCGGTTGATGATGCCGCCCAGGCTCTCGGCCCAGCTGGTCGCGGGCAGCACGATTGCACAGGCCTGCGCCAGGTTGCTGGCGCGGTCGGCCATGCACACGCTGGTGATCGAGCCCAGCGCCTTGCGCACGACCTCCGAGAGCTCGAGCGTGGCGTCGACGAACAGCACCGCGTCGTAGGCCCGACCGGCGAGTTCGAGGCCGAGCTCGCCCTCGTGGCGCGCGTTGCCGGCCGCTGCGATTGCACCGCGCAGGTTGGGGTTCTTGTCGGCGTCGCGCAGCAGCGCGTCGGTCTTGCCGGGCGGGCGTCCCACCACGAAGCGGTCCGCCCCCAGGAGCTCGGCGAGCTCGGCGAGTGCGCCGTTGGCCTCGCAGGTCGCCGTGCCCGAGAACACCGCGGCAATCTTCTTGCCGGGCCCGCGCAGGCGCTTGGCCACGGTCGCGATCGCGTGGCCGAGCGAGACTTCGTCGCCGTCGACCCGCGCGTGGCGGATGCGCTGCTCGGCGTCGAGCGCGTGGTACGTGTAGCGACCCTCGTCGCACATCCAGTGGCCGTTCACGTGCTCGTCGAAGCGCGGCACGATGCGGTGCGCATGCTCGTGCTTGGTGTGCAGCTCGATCGCGCAGCCGGTCGCGCAGCCGGTGCAGGTGGTCGGCGTCGCCCGCAGCTCCCACGCTCGGATCGCGAAGCGGAAGTCCTTGGCCGTGAGCGCGCCGACCGGGCAGATGTCGACCACGTTCATCGAGTACGCGTTGTCGAGGCGATGACCGGGCGCGATGTCGAGGATCTCGTGGTCACCCCGGTTGGTCATCGTCAGCTCGCCGGTGCCGGGAATCTCCTCGCAGAACCGGATGCAGCGCGAGCACAGGATGCAGCGCTCGGCGTCGAGCACGATCTCGCGGCCGATGTCCTTGTGCTTGGGCTTGCGGATCTTGGCGACGTCCACCCGCGTGAGCTGATGATCGTGGTCCATGTAGTGCCGCTGCAGCGTGCACTCGCCGGCCTTGTCGCAGATCGGGCAGTCGATCGGATGGTTCTTGAGCGTGAACTCGAGCAGCGCGCGTCGGGCCTCGAGCACGACCTCGCTCTGCGTGTGCACGACCATGCCGTCGCCGACGATCTGCTGACACGAGGGCTGCAGCTTCGGGTTCTTCTCGACCTCGACCAGGCACTGCCGGCAGCTGGCGGCGATCGACAGCCCCGGGTGGTAGCAGAAGTGGCAGATGTCCTTGCCGAGCAGCTTGGCGGCCTCGAGCACGTTGGTGCCCTTGCGCACCGTGACGGTCTCGCCGTCGATCGTCATCGTGACGGTCGGGCCGCCGGGCTCGGGCGTGGCCGGCAGGTTCGGGCTGGCCGGCGCCGGCGCCTCGAGGTTGTCCGGCAGCTTCACGGCGGTCTGCGCAATCGTCCGCGCCGCGGCCGGGGGCGGCGGCGGATCGGGCTGCATGATGATGGTCGCCGAACGGGGGCGGCTGGGCACGGGCGGATCGGAGCTGGTCATGGTCGGCGCTCTCGCGAAGCTCGTCTTGCGTGGGGGAAAATCAGCGATCGCACTCGCCGCCGATCATGTTGATCGAGCCGAAGATCGGCACCACGTCGGCGATGTTGGCCCCGAGGATCATCTGGCGCAGCGCGGCGGTGGCGTAGAAGCACGGCGGACGGCAGCGGTTCTTGTAGGGGCGGCCGGTGCCGTCGCTGACGATGTAGAAGCCCAGTTCGCCGTTGCCGCCCTCGGTGAAGCTGTAGGCCTCACCGGGCGGCACGCGCAGGCCGTCCATGATGTGCTTGAAGTGGGCGATCAT encodes:
- a CDS encoding (2Fe-2S)-binding protein — translated: MTSSDPPVPSRPRSATIIMQPDPPPPPAAARTIAQTAVKLPDNLEAPAPASPNLPATPEPGGPTVTMTIDGETVTVRKGTNVLEAAKLLGKDICHFCYHPGLSIAASCRQCLVEVEKNPKLQPSCQQIVGDGMVVHTQSEVVLEARRALLEFTLKNHPIDCPICDKAGECTLQRHYMDHDHQLTRVDVAKIRKPKHKDIGREIVLDAERCILCSRCIRFCEEIPGTGELTMTNRGDHEILDIAPGHRLDNAYSMNVVDICPVGALTAKDFRFAIRAWELRATPTTCTGCATGCAIELHTKHEHAHRIVPRFDEHVNGHWMCDEGRYTYHALDAEQRIRHARVDGDEVSLGHAIATVAKRLRGPGKKIAAVFSGTATCEANGALAELAELLGADRFVVGRPPGKTDALLRDADKNPNLRGAIAAAGNARHEGELGLELAGRAYDAVLFVDATLELSEVVRKALGSITSVCMADRASNLAQACAIVLPATSWAESLGGIINRQGRLRVLQPAWRPEGDRREAADLIRDIALALGERDLGSSRERSRALAETHDNAELRRLTADPVAARPTLLRFAHSRG
- a CDS encoding NADH-quinone oxidoreductase subunit H; this encodes MHAHAHRLLALLLLVFTGLVAPTGCADPPSSSQRAQVVRTEPSTVVFHPETKPVAVDVINTSDKPIAVGDFRVEGPDWASFSLVEPMNAGILRPGDRATLHVQVDAVSLRGPGEPVQGSVVEHDAPREPIGPNDFREGSASLSFRAAGTTAAVALRFEDPPWTSQYLWPAILKVLALVMAFIMPLASLLTWMERKQSAMMQDRVGPNMARITIGSFTLRAWGLLHIATDGLKMLFKEDFVPRRAHRALYTLAPLLAFIPALVVFAIVPFGDGLCYGRLFDSLSQADVDQCAAGRGGTPLQIAQIDVGLLYYFAIASLATYGTTLAGWSSYNKWAVLGSLRASAQMISYEVAIGLTIVGALLVYGTLEPHALVMAQTATHWGILLQPLAFILFFTAAIAETKRAPFDLPEGESEIIGYFIEYSGMRFGLFFLGEFIEVVFVSALVTTLFLGGWTLPFGILGAHGFSSALACQAFFGGAGITLMVAAAMWWRASKHAEGFASLVLIIGTMHLLVAVWSLFTGWGTELPHIAVVSVGLLTWGLKVLALCWLQLLIRWTLPRFRYDQLMSLGWKGLLPLSIANIVLTAVVVYALTPSAEAPATGPNAAAVEAKAPADTKPTGDAKAPGDAKAPAAAGAPADTAKPAQPSEGKTP